TCTGCACCCGGAAGATCGGCAAAAGATAAGTCAGTCCTTGACATATTCGCTCCGCTCAGCCTTGCGCCGGACAAAACAGCTCCCGACAGATCGGCTCCGGACAGATCAGCTCCGGAAAGGTCAGCCCTGGAAAAGTCCGTTGCGCCCAAGGCGGCTTTGCTCAGATTCGTGCCCGGTAGGGTAGCTCCGGACAAATCGGCAAATGACAATATTGCTTCACAAAGAGCGGCTCCGGACAACGCCGCTTTACTCAAATCAGCTTGCCCCAGATTTGCTCTGGACAAGTCCGCGCCACACAAGTTGGCTCCACACAGGTTTGCCTTCCAGAGAACTGCCTCTACCAGCTTGGATGCCACCAGTCCGGCCCCGAGCAAGCTGGCTTCCGATAGGTCGGCATTGGACAAATCTGCTCTATCCAACCTCGCCACGGTTAGCCTCGCTTTGGACAAATTTGCTCCGGAAAGCTGTGCGTCCGAAAGGTCGGCCGAATTGAGCCTGGCTCTGGACAGATTCGCAAGAGACAAATCTGCGCCGTGAAGATCCGCGAGAGTTAAGTCAGCGCCAGACGCAGCGGCATACTCGAT
This sequence is a window from Desulfomonile tiedjei. Protein-coding genes within it:
- a CDS encoding pentapeptide repeat-containing protein; this translates as MQNTIEVKAVFTHELIFSAEADSLKALIEYAAASGADLTLADLHGADLSLANLSRARLNSADLSDAQLSGANLSKARLTVARLDRADLSNADLSEASLLGAGLVASKLVEAVLWKANLCGANLCGADLSRANLGQADLSKAALSGAALCEAILSFADLSGATLPGTNLSKAALGATDFSRADLSGADLSGADLSGAVLSGARLSGANMSRTDLSFADLPGAELAGVNLSVANLNGANLPGADLSGANLSGAVLTGADLTDADLLGANLNGANLSGAKLEGARR